The Austwickia sp. genome includes a region encoding these proteins:
- a CDS encoding DUF2505 domain-containing protein, with protein sequence MRLTLTLSYDAAPSRVGRMLLDEEFQRRVCAATGDAQARVTVTESGPPPSPARVKTARKLPTDRLPEAMRAIVGHNLTVVYAVDWPADRGDAGWRGDVVVTVEGKPVRLDATAEVAPTGAGTTITYDGELAAHLPFIGGKVERGVEPLVRSALEAEQRIGAQWLAEHPA encoded by the coding sequence ATGAGGCTGACCCTGACCCTGTCGTACGATGCGGCGCCGTCCCGGGTGGGACGCATGCTCCTCGACGAGGAGTTTCAGCGCCGCGTCTGCGCCGCGACGGGTGATGCGCAGGCCCGGGTGACCGTCACCGAGAGCGGGCCGCCACCCTCGCCTGCGCGGGTCAAGACCGCCCGCAAGCTCCCCACCGACCGCCTTCCCGAGGCGATGCGCGCCATCGTGGGGCATAACCTCACCGTGGTCTATGCCGTGGACTGGCCGGCCGATCGGGGCGACGCGGGCTGGCGCGGCGACGTGGTGGTCACCGTCGAGGGCAAGCCGGTGCGCCTGGACGCCACGGCGGAGGTGGCGCCGACGGGAGCGGGCACGACGATCACGTACGACGGCGAACTCGCCGCTCATCTGCCGTTCATCGGCGGCAAGGTCGAGCGCGGCGTGGAGCCCCTGGTCCGCTCGGCCCTCGAGGCCGAGCAGCGGATCGGGGCCCAATGGCTCGCCGAGCACCCGGCCTGA
- a CDS encoding wax ester/triacylglycerol synthase family O-acyltransferase, whose protein sequence is MEDHLTPLGASFLYLEEPTTVMHVGSVLVLEPGPDGFDGDRFTELVASRVAIASRYRQKVRELPGRIASPFWVDAADFDLTYHVRHSALPRPGNQDQLEEFVARILSRPLDRAHPLWELYIVEGLEGGRVAIVTKTHQAVVDGIAAVDIAQLLLDDDPDVRPEPPPRLEPRREPTNLELMASTAFEVVARPNRWGGLVVGSLADMAALAGRVLCQTRNVATAVARTATDPAPTSPLNVRVGVARRVRFLGIPLETFRTARDDYQRLREARDCTVTDVILTVLTGALRSWLQSRGEPVSGTARVRALVPVSVSERDGDVGFGNSVRACFIDLPVGEPNPVMRLEQVTFQMRQQVRGGRAIGARALSDIAGFAPTTLHHLGAQLGNAASRRFFNLVITNVPGPQHPLWVAGSRMVVSYPVIPLALGQALAVGLTSYDGTVGLGLNGDRGAMHDLDAFSDYVREALIELSDVLAAEAGDATWTAPEEPEEGDGVGSTRVYLGLGEQGLATLAATGRVEPGSVRASAVTATVRAAFPSDDEEEREYDALLIAAEMVAADAPGGRVVVAAADVDPATVEEVAAGGAYDGYEVRLSTPVTVDQVVALHAAEPGSNEDDELLWYHVSELSRLAAGEI, encoded by the coding sequence GTGGAGGATCACCTCACCCCGCTCGGCGCCTCGTTCCTATATCTGGAGGAGCCGACCACCGTCATGCACGTCGGCTCGGTGCTCGTGCTCGAGCCCGGACCCGACGGGTTCGACGGGGACCGGTTCACCGAACTTGTCGCCAGCCGGGTCGCGATCGCCTCGCGCTATCGGCAGAAGGTCCGCGAGCTTCCCGGCCGCATCGCGAGCCCGTTCTGGGTGGACGCGGCGGACTTCGACCTGACCTACCACGTGCGGCACTCCGCGCTGCCGCGACCGGGCAACCAGGATCAGCTCGAGGAGTTCGTCGCGCGGATCCTGTCTCGACCGCTGGACCGGGCCCACCCGCTGTGGGAGCTGTACATCGTGGAGGGCCTCGAGGGGGGCCGGGTCGCCATCGTCACCAAGACGCATCAGGCGGTGGTCGACGGCATCGCGGCGGTCGACATCGCCCAGCTGCTGCTCGACGACGACCCGGACGTGCGGCCCGAGCCGCCGCCCCGGCTGGAGCCCCGGCGGGAGCCGACCAACCTGGAGCTGATGGCCTCCACCGCGTTCGAGGTCGTCGCCCGGCCCAACCGGTGGGGCGGCCTCGTCGTCGGCAGCCTGGCCGACATGGCCGCGCTGGCCGGGCGCGTCTTGTGCCAGACCCGCAACGTCGCCACCGCCGTGGCCCGCACGGCCACCGACCCCGCGCCGACGAGCCCGCTCAACGTCCGGGTCGGCGTCGCCCGGCGGGTCCGGTTCCTCGGGATCCCCCTGGAGACCTTCCGGACCGCGCGGGACGACTATCAACGCCTCCGGGAGGCCCGGGACTGCACGGTCACCGACGTGATCCTCACGGTGCTCACCGGTGCCCTGCGCAGCTGGCTGCAGAGCCGCGGCGAACCGGTGAGCGGGACCGCCCGGGTCCGCGCGCTGGTGCCGGTCAGCGTGTCCGAGCGGGACGGCGACGTGGGCTTCGGCAACTCCGTGCGGGCCTGCTTCATCGACCTGCCGGTCGGCGAGCCCAACCCGGTGATGCGCCTCGAGCAGGTCACCTTCCAGATGCGCCAGCAGGTGCGCGGCGGCCGAGCCATCGGCGCCCGGGCGCTCTCGGACATCGCCGGGTTCGCGCCCACGACCCTGCACCACCTGGGGGCGCAACTGGGCAACGCGGCCTCGCGCCGGTTCTTCAACCTGGTCATCACGAACGTGCCGGGGCCGCAGCACCCGCTCTGGGTCGCGGGCAGCCGCATGGTCGTGAGCTACCCGGTGATCCCGTTGGCCCTCGGTCAGGCGTTGGCGGTCGGGCTCACGTCGTACGACGGCACGGTCGGCCTCGGCCTGAACGGCGACCGCGGGGCGATGCACGACCTCGACGCGTTCTCGGACTACGTGAGGGAGGCGTTGATCGAGCTCTCCGACGTGCTGGCGGCCGAGGCCGGCGATGCCACCTGGACCGCTCCCGAGGAGCCGGAGGAAGGGGACGGCGTGGGTTCGACTCGCGTGTATCTGGGGCTGGGGGAGCAGGGCCTGGCCACGCTCGCGGCGACCGGCCGGGTGGAGCCGGGGTCGGTGCGGGCCTCGGCCGTCACCGCCACGGTGCGCGCGGCGTTCCCGAGCGACGACGAGGAGGAGCGGGAGTACGACGCGCTGCTCATCGCCGCCGAGATGGTCGCCGCCGACGCACCGGGCGGCCGCGTGGTGGTCGCGGCGGCCGACGTCGACCCGGCCACGGTCGAGGAGGTCGCGGCCGGCGGCGCGTACGACGGCTACGAGGTGCGCCTGTCCACACCGGTCACGGTCGATCAGGTCGTCGCCCTGCACGCCGCCGAGCCGGGCTCGAACGAGGACGACGAGCTGCTCTGGTACCACGTCAGCGAGCTGAGCCGGCTGGCGGCGGGGGAGATCTGA